The following proteins are encoded in a genomic region of Arachis ipaensis cultivar K30076 chromosome B02, Araip1.1, whole genome shotgun sequence:
- the LOC107627664 gene encoding uncharacterized protein LOC107627664, translating to MECVTTTSLSVLINGSPSKPFKMERGMRQGDPISLFLFVLIVDVLHKMVGEAVRNGRISPLVVGRDSIELSHLQFADDTILFCPPKEETMKNCKRLLRCFELISGLSINFDKSILIPFNCEDQLVQHMCSLLGCKEGTLPVKYLRIPLRANPRLIKTWKPIIDKVEEKLSLWKAKVLNKAGKLVLIKSINNLSVYYLSLYKIPKAVAEKLISLQRRFLWSKEDRRNGMALEECPLCKKVLCSCNNLNSNELLSTQMLPTRGGLWKDICQVQIKEQHIRDKMITGLSMEIGDGGLRILGWIRMGLKLLMEAKAFSVGVGSSVSEEILPEDVTSYSFTKTI from the exons ATGGAATGTGTGACCACAACATCTTTGTCGGTCTTGATAAATGGTTCACCATCTAAGCCATTCAAAATGGAAAGGGGTATGAGACAAGGTGACCCGATTTCTCTTTTCTTGTTTGTACTGATTGTGGATGTTCTGCATAAAATGGTTGGAGAGGCAGTCAGGAACGGACGTATATCACCATTGGTGGTTGGGAGAGATAGTATAGAGTTGTCACATCTTCAGTTTGCTGATGACACTATTCTGTTTTGCCCACCAAAAGAGGAGACTATGAAGAATTGCAAGCGTCTTCTGCGATGCTTTGAGTTGATATCAGGGCTAAGTATTAATTTTGACAAGTCtattttaattccattcaattgTGAAGATCAGTTGGTACAACATATGTGTAGCTTATTGGGTTGTAAGGAAGGTACCCTTCCAGTTAAATACCTTAGAATCCCCTTAAGAGCAAATCCGAGGTTGATAAAGACCTGGAAGCCTATAATAGACAAGGTGGAGGAGAAACTTAGTCTTTGGAAAGCTAAGGTGCTAAACAAAGCTGGGAAGTTAGTGCTTATCAAATCAATAAATAACTTGTCAGTGTATTATTTGAGTTTATATAAGATACCGAAGGCTGTTGCTGAGAAATTGATTTCATTGCAGAGAAGATTCCTATGGAGCAAGGAGGATAGGAGAAATGGTATGGCATTA GAAGAGTGCCCATTGTGCAAGAAGGTGTTATGTTCCTGTAATAATCTGAATTCGAATGAGCTACTGTCGACTCAAATGCTACCAACTAGAGGAGGTCTATGGAAGGATATATGCCAGGTACAAATCAAAGAGCAACATATAAGGGATAAGATGATTACTGGCTTGTCCATGGAGATTGGTGACGG GGGATTGCGGATTTTGGGATGGATTAGAATGGGTTTGAAACTTCTTATGGAGGCGAAAGCTTTTTCAGTGGGAGTTGGATCTTCCGTGTCA GAGGAAATACTTCCAGAGGATGTAACCAGTTACAGCTTCACTAAGACCATCTAA
- the LOC107625741 gene encoding probable pyridoxal 5'-phosphate synthase subunit PDX2 yields the protein MAVVGVLALQGSFNEHIAALRRLGVKGVEIRKPEQLQSVSSLIIPGGESTTMAKLAEFHNLFPALREFVEMGKPVWGTCAGLIFLANKATGQKTGGQKLVGGLDCTVHRNFFGSQIQSFEADLPVPELASKEGGPETFRGIFIRAPAILEAGPEVQVLADYPVPSNKFLDSDSSTEDKKLALGIVAVRQGNILGTAFHPELTADTRWHSYFIKMSNANVGEEASSSSLVPAEVDITSNQQPRSDLPIFQ from the exons ATGGCGGTGGTTGGTGTGCTTGCGCTACAGGGATCCTTCAATGAACACATTGCTG CTCTTAGGAGGTTAGGTGTGAAAGGTGTTGAGATTCGGAAGCCAGAGCAGCTTCAAAGTGTGTCTTCACTTATCATCCCTGGCGGAGAGAGCACCACCATGGCCAAGCTCGCTGAGTTTCACAACCTG TTTCCTGCATTGAGGGAGTTTGTCGAAATGGGAAAGCCTGTTTGGGGAACCTGTGCAGGGCTTATATTCTTGGCAAATAAAGCAACAG GACAGAAGACTGGTGGACAAAAACTGGTGGGTGGACTTGATTGTACTGTGCATAGAAATTTCTTTGGCAGCCAG ATTCAAAGCTTTGAAGCTGACCTTCCGGTGCCAGAGCTTGCATCCAAGGAAGGTGGTCCTGAAACATTCCGTGGAATTTTTATCCGTGCTCCGGCAATTCTTGAAGCAGGGCCAGAAGTTCAAGTTCTGGCTGATTATCCTGTCCCTTCTAACAAATTCTTGGATTCTGATTCCTCCACTGAAGACAAAAAG TTGGCCCTAGGTATAGTTGCAGTCAGACAAGGAAACATTCTAGGGACTGCTTTCCATCCGGAATTGACTGCCGATACTCGATG GCATAGTTATTTCATAAAAATGTCAAATGCAAATGTTGGGGAAGAAGCCTCAAGTAGTAGCCTTGTTCCAGCAGAGGTCGACATAACTTCTAACCAACAACCGCGCAGTGACCTTCCTATCTTTCAATAG